GAGCTGCTCCGGGAGGCGGAAGCCCTGCTGGGGCAATTCGTCGTTGTCCAGGAAGACTCCCTCCGGAAGCGGCCGCTGCCGATCCGGTAGCCCTGCCCCGGCCCACCGACCGCCTGGTCTCCGAGCCTCCGGGCTGGCCCGCCACCCTGGTCAGACCGCTCCGGCAACCCCCTTTCTCCGCAAGCGCTCCCGCAAGAGCCAGGCCTGGCCCAGGGAGATGCAGGCGTCGTTGGCCGGCAGCTTCTCGTTCGCCAGCACCTTGAAGCCGGCGGCGGTGAGGCCGGCGCGGATGCTGTTCCGGATCAGCCGGTTCTGGAAGACGCCACCGGACAGGGCTGCCGTGGCGCAGCCTTGCTGCCGGCCGGCAGTGGTGGCCAGCTCCACCACCGCCTGCGCCACCGTCCCGTGGAAGCGGCCGGCGATGGCGGCCACCGGCACCCCGGCCAAACGGTCGGCCACCAGGCTCAGGACCGTCGAGGCGAAATCGACCACCACCGGTGGGCCTGGCACCAGAACAAAGGGATAGGGCTCGCCTGCCGCCTCGGCCACCGCCTCCAGGGCCATGGCCGCCTCGGCCTCGAAGGTGTTGACCTGGCACAGATCCAGAAGGGAGGCCACCCCTTCGAAGAGGCGGCCGGCGCCGGAGGACAGGGGGGAGAGCTGGCGGTCGGCGGCCACCCGGGCCAGCGCCCGCAGGGTCTCCTCGCCGTGGCGGCGGCAGAAGCCCAGACGGGCCAGCAGATCCCAGGCCTCATCACCCGCGGCCTGCCAGAGGAGGCTGGCCGCCACCCGCCAGGGCTGCCGGATCGCCTGCTCGCCGCCCGGCAGGGGCAGGGGCCGGAAATGGGCCAGCCGCTGGCACCGCGCCAGCGAGGCCAGAAGGATCTCGCCGCCCCAGACCGTGCCGTCGGGGCCATAGCCGGTGCCGTCCAGGGCGATGCCGATCACCGGCCCCGCCTCCCCGTGCTCCGCCAGAACAGAAGCGATATGGGCCCAGTGGTGCTGGAAGGTGTGGAGGGTGCGCCCATGCCCTTTGGCCCAGGTGCTGGCCCAGGCGCTGGACCGGTAGCCGGGATGGAGGTCTGCGGCCACGGCCTCCGGATCCACCCGGTAGGCTGAGCGCAGGTTGGCCAGGGTCTCCTCGAAGAAGCGCCAGGTGGCGAGGCTCCCCATGTCGCCCAGGTGCTGGCTGACGATGGCCGCCGCCCCTTGGGTGAGGGTGAAGGTGCTCTTGAGATCCGCCCCCACCGCCAGGACCGCAGGGCCATCCCCTGCCAGGACCAGGGGCTCCGGCGCCCAGCCCCGGGCCCGGCGGATGAAGGCCGGCCCCCCTGCCCCCGGATCCAGG
Above is a window of Thermodesulfobacteriota bacterium DNA encoding:
- the hypF gene encoding carbamoyltransferase HypF, whose protein sequence is MARRAAITVAGIVQGVGFRPFLFQLARELGLSGLVANTPAGVRIEVEGEAVDAFLTRLASEAPPLARILALTCRELPLAGDTGFRILESDQDEPSPVVAHVPPDAGLCADCRRELYDPADRRYLYPFINCTNCGPRYTITRATPYDRANTTMAAFAMCAACEAEYRNPADRRFHAQPNACPACGPQLTFQPVTGGLVGAPAAPALARALDLLAAGGILGLKGLGGFHLAADATNPEAVARLRSRRRRSNKPFAIMVAGLRQAGAYGHLSPAAADLLASHRRPIVLVERRPVAAGLPALAPGVAPGNRYLGIMLPYTPVHDLLFHDPGAAAPRFAALVMTSGNPAEEPIVRDNDEAVERLAPLVDGLLTHDRPIFMRVDDSVLLDPGAGGPAFIRRARGWAPEPLVLAGDGPAVLAVGADLKSTFTLTQGAAAIVSQHLGDMGSLATWRFFEETLANLRSAYRVDPEAVAADLHPGYRSSAWASTWAKGHGRTLHTFQHHWAHIASVLAEHGEAGPVIGIALDGTGYGPDGTVWGGEILLASLARCQRLAHFRPLPLPGGEQAIRQPWRVAASLLWQAAGDEAWDLLARLGFCRRHGEETLRALARVAADRQLSPLSSGAGRLFEGVASLLDLCQVNTFEAEAAMALEAVAEAAGEPYPFVLVPGPPVVVDFASTVLSLVADRLAGVPVAAIAGRFHGTVAQAVVELATTAGRQQGCATAALSGGVFQNRLIRNSIRAGLTAAGFKVLANEKLPANDACISLGQAWLLRERLRRKGVAGAV